In Novipirellula caenicola, one genomic interval encodes:
- a CDS encoding toprim domain-containing protein: MFPRQPIKLHDSQQHGFGTGAELILVEGDSASRSVARARDTTFQAVLPMQGKPMNALRSNRRTIERNELYAAVIDALGSGVGDYFHLDTIRFERVVLLFDPDADGIHCGALMMMFFYRWMRPLLESGRVSTVRAPMFEISARRYKDTLLAYGEEHYRVIREQLDAKGIDGIKINRFRGLASLNEGTLRRTCLHPDTRAVSEMTVHDAEEAIRIFCPNMSAS, from the coding sequence ATGTTTCCACGCCAACCGATCAAGCTTCACGATTCTCAGCAACACGGCTTTGGCACCGGAGCCGAGCTGATTTTGGTCGAAGGCGATTCGGCGTCACGCAGCGTCGCACGCGCACGTGACACCACGTTCCAGGCGGTGTTGCCGATGCAAGGTAAACCGATGAATGCGTTGCGATCGAATCGTCGCACCATCGAGCGAAACGAATTGTACGCCGCGGTCATCGATGCACTCGGTTCCGGAGTCGGCGACTATTTTCATCTCGATACGATTCGGTTCGAGCGAGTCGTTTTGCTGTTTGATCCCGATGCCGATGGGATTCACTGCGGCGCGTTGATGATGATGTTTTTCTATCGTTGGATGCGACCGCTGTTGGAATCGGGGCGTGTGTCGACGGTGCGGGCACCGATGTTTGAAATCTCGGCTCGTCGCTACAAAGACACGCTGCTAGCGTACGGCGAAGAGCATTACCGGGTGATTCGAGAACAGCTCGATGCAAAGGGAATCGATGGGATCAAGATCAACCGTTTTCGTGGTCTTGCCAGTTTGAATGAGGGCACGTTGCGGCGAACGTGTCTGCATCCTGACACCCGTGCGGTCAGCGAGATGACGGTGCATGACGCCGAAGAAGCCATCCGGATCTTCTGCCCCAATATGTCAGCATCGTGA
- a CDS encoding serine/threonine-protein kinase: MNADRYARVRDLFFAADELSGAARQDFLETEIGDDQELMAEVLSLLDEHDADFAQREGAKALPVPAPLELGQAAEAGGDLVAGDPVAGDAVAEPRRAAETANGMSASEKTHPAKSDSSRAKSPQNKASDTQRAEKKVSASEITQRGSERTHASPKDFESRGSKDRTSPSELLLASKSRRARRINSGWLWLAAVLPTLIVGYMTYHSVSNSVQLALHNELTGVSNSVELATGRFLDDKAQLVQSWARQSLIRESILRLVELSDRKSKLDVLESAPLSAQILSELRVLSGKPDVKFVVWNQSFTTIASWREDHSDLGHPVIPSGTSDVARVLRGETVVYGPDRGDGPASLTEDEVGAVDESLEPMMACIVPIRDADSEVVAALLVNSIGLFDEFNELFHESSVTSGLDIYAINRDGVMISLSPHAANLFHRSQFDMDPDSIVAALRVSDPGAVITSSTRDQIVRRSLPLTESASAATLGESLVRLEPYSNYAGELVVGGWRWIPRWRFAVVVEKDVRDAFAAARIVWYSFLLLGSLLTVTALVSAGRLARSSARDHAAVHPLSRYEIVSELGSGGMGVVYKVKHMQLGRNAALKLLRSDRQNREDQLRFDREARLAASLTNPHSVTIYDYGRSEDGEAYCVMEYLSGLTLQEVVARSGFQSIGRVLFVLRQVCEALGEAHSLDLVHRDIKPQNIMLSLDPSIGDWAVVFDYGLAKPLSPENGTYQTREVIWAGTPMYMAPERFRSPSVMDPRSDIYSVGCVAYYLLAGRPPFAECDPESLFALIISEQPIGLGIHRGEDVPESVRNCVFKCMAKNAADRYASVGELAEAIDALRVEFPWTSRDAADWWKQHGEV, encoded by the coding sequence ATGAATGCCGATCGCTACGCTCGTGTCCGAGATCTTTTTTTTGCCGCTGATGAACTCTCGGGTGCAGCGCGACAAGATTTTCTCGAGACTGAAATTGGAGACGACCAAGAGCTGATGGCAGAAGTGCTGTCGTTGCTCGACGAGCATGACGCAGACTTTGCACAGCGTGAGGGAGCAAAGGCGTTGCCGGTGCCCGCTCCGCTTGAACTCGGTCAAGCGGCCGAGGCGGGCGGCGATTTAGTGGCCGGTGATCCAGTGGCTGGCGATGCAGTGGCCGAACCACGACGTGCCGCCGAAACCGCCAACGGGATGTCGGCCTCGGAGAAGACTCACCCGGCAAAAAGCGATTCATCTCGAGCGAAATCCCCACAAAACAAAGCGTCTGACACCCAACGGGCCGAGAAAAAGGTGTCCGCGTCCGAGATCACGCAGCGCGGATCAGAACGCACACACGCGTCGCCTAAGGATTTCGAATCACGAGGGTCCAAGGATCGCACCTCGCCGAGCGAATTGCTGTTGGCCAGTAAATCGCGTCGTGCTCGGCGTATCAATTCAGGGTGGTTGTGGTTAGCCGCAGTGCTGCCGACGCTGATCGTGGGCTACATGACCTACCACAGCGTTTCCAACAGCGTCCAATTGGCGCTGCACAACGAATTGACCGGCGTCAGCAACAGTGTCGAATTGGCGACCGGTCGGTTCCTCGACGACAAGGCGCAGTTGGTCCAATCATGGGCCCGGCAATCGTTGATTCGTGAGTCCATCCTGCGGTTGGTCGAGCTGAGTGACCGAAAATCGAAGTTGGATGTTCTCGAATCGGCTCCGCTGTCAGCCCAAATCCTTAGTGAACTGAGGGTGTTGTCGGGAAAGCCGGACGTCAAGTTCGTCGTCTGGAACCAGTCATTTACGACGATTGCGAGCTGGCGTGAGGATCACTCCGATCTAGGTCATCCGGTTATCCCCAGTGGTACCTCGGATGTCGCTCGAGTGCTGCGTGGGGAAACGGTCGTGTATGGTCCCGATCGTGGTGACGGTCCTGCCAGTCTAACCGAAGACGAAGTCGGCGCGGTCGACGAATCGCTCGAGCCGATGATGGCGTGCATCGTTCCAATTCGCGATGCTGATTCGGAAGTCGTCGCGGCGTTGCTTGTCAACAGCATCGGGCTGTTTGACGAGTTCAACGAATTGTTTCATGAGAGCAGTGTTACGAGCGGATTGGATATCTACGCGATCAACCGTGATGGCGTCATGATCAGCCTCAGCCCGCACGCGGCAAATTTGTTTCATCGCTCGCAATTTGACATGGATCCCGATTCAATCGTGGCAGCGTTGCGGGTCAGTGATCCTGGGGCGGTGATCACGTCCAGCACACGCGACCAAATTGTCCGTCGATCGCTGCCGTTGACCGAATCCGCGTCGGCGGCAACGTTGGGCGAATCGTTGGTGCGGCTCGAACCGTATTCGAATTATGCGGGTGAGTTGGTGGTCGGCGGATGGCGATGGATTCCACGATGGCGATTTGCTGTGGTGGTCGAAAAGGACGTGCGGGATGCATTCGCAGCGGCCCGAATCGTGTGGTACAGCTTTTTGCTGCTGGGCAGTTTATTGACCGTCACCGCATTGGTATCGGCGGGGCGTTTGGCACGCAGTTCCGCTCGCGATCACGCCGCCGTCCATCCTTTGAGTCGCTACGAAATCGTTTCCGAGCTGGGCAGCGGAGGGATGGGCGTGGTGTACAAAGTCAAGCACATGCAGCTGGGCCGAAATGCGGCGTTGAAACTGTTGCGAAGCGATCGGCAAAACCGCGAAGACCAATTGCGTTTTGATCGCGAGGCACGTTTGGCTGCGTCGCTCACGAATCCCCACAGCGTAACCATTTACGATTACGGTCGTAGCGAAGACGGAGAAGCCTACTGTGTTATGGAATACTTGTCTGGATTGACGCTTCAGGAAGTGGTGGCGCGTAGTGGATTCCAGTCAATCGGACGTGTGTTGTTTGTGCTACGACAAGTCTGCGAAGCGTTGGGCGAGGCGCATAGTTTGGACTTGGTGCATCGTGACATCAAGCCGCAAAATATCATGTTGTCGCTCGATCCTTCGATCGGCGATTGGGCAGTTGTGTTTGATTATGGGCTTGCGAAACCGCTTAGCCCCGAGAATGGGACCTATCAAACTCGCGAAGTGATCTGGGCTGGCACGCCGATGTACATGGCGCCCGAGCGATTCCGGTCCCCCTCGGTGATGGATCCCCGCTCGGATATCTATTCGGTTGGCTGCGTTGCGTATTACCTTTTGGCTGGCCGTCCGCCCTTTGCGGAATGCGATCCTGAGTCACTGTTCGCGCTGATTATCAGCGAACAGCCGATCGGGCTGGGGATTCACCGCGGCGAGGATGTGCCCGAGTCCGTGCGTAACTGTGTTTTTAAGTGCATGGCCAAAAATGCCGCGGACCGTTACGCTTCGGTTGGTGAATTGGCCGAGGCGATCGATGCCCTGCGAGTCGAGTTTCCGTGGACAAGCCGCGACGCGGCCGATTGGTGGAAACAACACGGCGAAGTTTAG
- a CDS encoding ECF-type sigma factor, which yields MNGINELVEKSVQGQPAETDRLFTLMYDDLRRLAGRFLQHEPMRQRLSSSSLVHQAYMRMVDQSRINWQGKTHFFAIGATVMRRILVDHARKVRSQKRGGGWERRMLTDETTFQLSRDDDVVALDDLLNILATLNQRQARIVELRFFGGLTMREIAAEMNIGLRTIEKDWAMARAWMRRELRRGDEDEDDSSGESDSV from the coding sequence ATGAATGGCATAAACGAACTCGTCGAAAAGAGCGTCCAAGGGCAACCGGCCGAAACGGACCGGTTGTTTACGCTAATGTACGACGATCTACGACGTTTGGCTGGTCGATTTTTGCAGCACGAGCCGATGCGTCAGCGGCTCAGTTCGTCTTCGCTGGTGCACCAAGCCTACATGCGGATGGTGGATCAATCGCGGATCAATTGGCAAGGCAAGACACACTTCTTTGCCATCGGTGCGACGGTGATGCGGCGAATCTTGGTCGATCACGCTCGCAAGGTCCGGTCGCAAAAGCGTGGCGGCGGTTGGGAACGGCGGATGTTGACCGACGAGACCACATTTCAGCTCAGCCGAGATGACGACGTGGTCGCGTTGGACGATTTGCTAAATATCCTTGCCACCCTGAATCAGCGTCAGGCAAGGATTGTCGAACTACGATTTTTCGGGGGGCTGACCATGCGTGAAATTGCCGCCGAAATGAACATCGGTCTTCGGACGATCGAAAAGGATTGGGCGATGGCTCGTGCTTGGATGCGTCGCGAACTGAGACGCGGTGACGAGGATGAGGACGATTCGAGCGGGGAGTCGGATTCGGTTTGA
- the mnmD gene encoding tRNA (5-methylaminomethyl-2-thiouridine)(34)-methyltransferase MnmD: MNPRAKRGNGTARIRLPCQDALLEIEVTDDGSRTLINKATGDSYHSSSGALSETRAVYLQNSGVAERLSAHRATRVLEIGLGTGMGMFVTVDQAVQHGTPLDYLAIEHRWLPAAVVRELSPESWVENTAVVSDYLQWRATIPHDGRSRLGDDVPVLSAEPHDKIQAPMFHWQAGPEQIVQIHVVDVLSWQFDGEPFDAIYFDPFAPDTNSELWQTPTLQLMYKLLNTAGRLVTYCVKREVRDRLAAVGFEVQKIRGPEGGKREVLVAVRR, encoded by the coding sequence ATGAATCCACGGGCGAAACGCGGAAACGGGACAGCCCGGATTCGATTGCCGTGTCAAGACGCGCTGCTTGAGATCGAAGTGACCGACGATGGCAGTCGCACGCTGATTAACAAGGCGACGGGCGACAGTTACCACAGTTCTTCGGGCGCGCTGTCGGAAACACGCGCGGTCTACTTGCAGAACAGCGGCGTTGCGGAGCGATTGTCCGCTCACCGGGCCACACGGGTGCTCGAGATTGGGCTGGGCACCGGGATGGGGATGTTTGTCACGGTCGACCAAGCGGTCCAGCATGGCACGCCGCTAGACTATCTCGCGATCGAACACCGTTGGTTGCCCGCAGCGGTCGTACGCGAGCTGTCGCCTGAATCTTGGGTCGAAAACACCGCGGTGGTGTCGGACTATTTGCAGTGGCGAGCAACGATCCCCCACGACGGACGCTCGCGTCTTGGTGATGATGTGCCGGTTTTGTCTGCCGAACCGCACGACAAGATCCAAGCCCCGATGTTCCATTGGCAGGCCGGGCCGGAACAAATCGTTCAGATCCATGTGGTGGATGTATTGAGTTGGCAGTTCGATGGCGAACCGTTTGACGCGATCTATTTCGATCCCTTTGCGCCCGATACCAACAGCGAACTGTGGCAGACGCCGACGCTCCAGTTGATGTACAAGCTGCTGAACACCGCTGGCCGGCTTGTCACGTACTGTGTGAAACGAGAAGTTCGAGATCGCTTGGCGGCGGTCGGATTCGAAGTTCAAAAAATTCGCGGCCCCGAGGGGGGGAAACGAGAGGTCTTGGTCGCAGTGCGGCGTTAG
- a CDS encoding DNA-binding protein, producing MPTKLPTTITKKLGKLPDAELANHAGLPIEAIQAARQVRGIIPHGWTKWTKKNIALLGTQSDVDIAAKLGVTKTAVSRKRAQLGIEPYGYSRKQLRHRWTKAQLKWLGNISDAEIGRRLDLDATTVASKRESLGIAPIRKGRPARKWSKRELSWLGKLSDAEIARRMKIGRRKVIAKRQSLGIENPTVAATEARWTPEVIKMLGKIPDSKVSEKTGIPVSAISGYRSRHGIRINGARHTWTPEEIKMLGKVPDEEIAKKLGIKKATIATKRRRLKISAPPTNGRATSNGRATSNGRATSNGRATSNGRATNGRA from the coding sequence ATGCCTACAAAACTACCAACGACGATCACCAAAAAGCTTGGAAAACTTCCGGATGCAGAATTGGCGAACCATGCCGGATTGCCGATCGAGGCGATCCAGGCCGCTCGGCAGGTTCGCGGCATCATCCCTCATGGATGGACAAAGTGGACCAAGAAGAACATTGCTTTGCTGGGGACCCAATCGGACGTTGACATTGCTGCCAAATTGGGGGTCACCAAGACCGCCGTTTCGCGCAAACGTGCGCAATTGGGGATCGAACCGTACGGATACTCGCGTAAGCAGTTACGGCACCGCTGGACCAAGGCCCAATTGAAATGGCTAGGAAATATCTCCGATGCCGAGATCGGACGTCGCTTGGATCTCGACGCCACGACGGTTGCCTCGAAGCGTGAATCCCTTGGGATCGCTCCGATTCGCAAAGGACGTCCGGCGCGAAAATGGTCCAAACGCGAGCTCTCGTGGCTCGGCAAACTGTCCGATGCTGAAATCGCCCGACGGATGAAAATCGGCCGACGCAAGGTGATCGCTAAACGGCAATCGCTTGGCATTGAAAACCCCACCGTCGCAGCGACCGAAGCTCGCTGGACGCCCGAAGTCATCAAGATGCTGGGCAAAATCCCCGACTCGAAAGTCAGCGAAAAAACGGGAATTCCGGTCAGTGCAATCAGTGGCTATCGAAGCCGTCACGGGATTCGCATCAACGGCGCACGCCACACTTGGACGCCCGAAGAGATCAAGATGCTGGGCAAGGTCCCGGACGAGGAGATTGCCAAGAAGCTAGGGATCAAAAAGGCGACCATCGCCACGAAACGCCGCCGTCTTAAAATCAGTGCCCCGCCAACTAACGGGCGGGCAACCAGCAACGGACGAGCAACCAGCAACGGACGGGCAACCAGCAACGGACGGGCAACCAGCAATGGACGCGCAACCAACGGGCGGGCCTAG
- the pyrE gene encoding orotate phosphoribosyltransferase, which translates to MTYNRDALLDLIRAEALQTGEFTLASGKKASYYLDCRKITLHPKGANLIAEGMLSVIEASGELPQAVGGMAIGADPITASIVTIAGQRDLPLKGFMVRKEPKGHGMGKQVEGPVEPGQRVVIVEDVITSGGSAIKAVEAAQAFGLKVDYVIGIIDRLAGGAEAFAAKGLELKVLTTIRDFGIEP; encoded by the coding sequence ATGACCTACAACCGAGACGCACTTTTAGACCTGATTCGTGCTGAAGCTCTGCAAACCGGCGAATTTACCCTCGCCAGCGGCAAAAAGGCTTCGTATTACCTCGATTGTCGAAAGATCACGTTGCATCCCAAAGGGGCGAACTTGATCGCCGAAGGGATGCTAAGCGTGATCGAAGCGTCCGGCGAATTGCCGCAGGCGGTCGGAGGGATGGCGATTGGTGCCGATCCCATCACCGCGTCGATTGTGACGATCGCCGGCCAACGCGACCTGCCGCTCAAAGGATTTATGGTTCGCAAAGAGCCTAAAGGCCACGGGATGGGAAAACAGGTCGAAGGGCCCGTCGAGCCCGGACAACGGGTGGTCATCGTCGAAGACGTGATCACCAGTGGTGGCAGCGCGATCAAGGCCGTCGAAGCGGCCCAGGCATTTGGATTGAAAGTCGACTACGTGATCGGCATCATCGATCGCTTGGCGGGCGGGGCCGAAGCCTTTGCGGCCAAAGGACTCGAACTAAAAGTGCTGACAACGATTCGCGATTTCGGCATCGAACCGTAG
- a CDS encoding L,D-transpeptidase family protein has product MQTLKTAAIIVLLMTVMYTAYMSLTTPPDSLPPEVERIVMDEGGLDIESGLPESLGEMEISGGVPESSAIADSGGPTFGGSFADLPDADFEQPGMSPSGASPSGVSIQLSDSHGNDNLTVHQPSDDAPAYMDLGAGSGTQASLASASTSVSAPAASSGYAATDMKFDMPDPTSDENKLPEHAAVGFDPSAGTDTAMANLADADDSDDSIATVSGVSDPTKNNIGLANALQLADEQYKSDQRKEALETLSLFYHTPNLPAAQRQELLSRLDPLAAEVIYSRRHLLEQPHRVGHHETLMQIAVKYEVPWQLLANINGIDDPITVLPGTELKVVRGPFRADVDLGKKEMTLFLGDLYAGRFPIAVGSDPQPRPGTFTVQDKQSERPFYGVSGSPIPANSPDNPYGSLWLDLGGQLCIHGSPYATRPSDQGCISVAADYADDLYGILTQGSSVTIRR; this is encoded by the coding sequence ATGCAAACGCTGAAAACTGCGGCAATTATCGTCTTGCTGATGACGGTGATGTATACAGCGTACATGTCACTCACTACGCCACCGGATTCATTGCCACCGGAAGTCGAACGCATCGTGATGGACGAAGGCGGATTGGACATCGAGAGCGGTTTGCCTGAATCGCTGGGCGAAATGGAAATCAGCGGCGGAGTTCCCGAGTCGTCTGCGATCGCGGACAGCGGAGGACCGACGTTTGGCGGGTCCTTTGCCGATCTTCCAGATGCGGATTTCGAACAACCGGGAATGTCGCCCAGCGGAGCAAGTCCTAGCGGCGTTTCGATCCAGCTTTCGGATTCCCATGGCAACGACAACTTGACCGTTCATCAGCCCAGCGACGATGCACCTGCCTACATGGATCTGGGAGCAGGTTCGGGAACGCAGGCCAGTTTGGCATCGGCAAGCACGAGCGTTTCCGCCCCTGCGGCTTCGTCCGGCTATGCTGCTACGGACATGAAGTTCGATATGCCCGACCCGACCTCCGACGAAAACAAGCTTCCCGAGCATGCTGCGGTCGGATTTGACCCATCGGCGGGAACGGACACGGCGATGGCCAATCTAGCCGATGCCGACGACAGCGATGACAGTATCGCCACCGTCAGCGGTGTCTCGGATCCCACCAAAAACAACATCGGACTCGCAAACGCGTTGCAATTGGCCGACGAGCAATACAAATCGGATCAACGCAAGGAAGCGCTTGAAACGCTTAGCTTGTTCTATCACACCCCCAATCTGCCCGCGGCTCAGCGTCAAGAGTTGCTCAGCCGGCTCGATCCGTTGGCCGCCGAAGTCATCTACTCGCGTCGCCATTTGCTAGAGCAACCGCATCGAGTGGGGCACCATGAAACCTTGATGCAGATCGCCGTGAAATACGAGGTGCCTTGGCAATTGTTGGCCAACATCAATGGCATCGACGACCCGATCACCGTTTTGCCAGGGACTGAATTGAAGGTCGTCCGCGGACCGTTCCGAGCCGACGTCGATCTGGGGAAAAAAGAAATGACACTGTTCCTCGGTGATTTGTATGCCGGCCGCTTCCCGATCGCCGTGGGAAGCGATCCTCAGCCTCGTCCAGGAACGTTCACGGTCCAGGACAAGCAATCCGAACGACCGTTTTACGGGGTTAGCGGATCGCCAATCCCCGCGAACAGCCCGGACAATCCGTATGGATCGTTGTGGTTGGACCTAGGCGGACAACTTTGCATCCACGGCAGCCCCTATGCGACGCGGCCCAGTGATCAGGGATGCATCAGCGTGGCGGCCGACTATGCCGACGATTTGTACGGCATTTTGACCCAGGGTTCCTCGGTGACGATTCGCCGGTAA
- a CDS encoding glycosyltransferase family A protein has translation MILLSCVALGLALLPALMFLRNLPLFCLPKVTPANSDATENAVSVLIPARNEADSIAACVQSVLANRDVELEVLVLDDDSDDATAAIVSQIANTDNRVHLIPGRPLPPDWNGKQHACWQLASAARHSRLLFLDADVRLQPGAIKRLMDYQDKREISLLSAFPQQETETILEKLLVPMMHYILLGFLPMARMRASSNPAYAAGCGQLFMTYAADYEAAGTHQAIQASRHDGVKLPRIYRQSGLMTDVVDGTALARCRMYRDGGQVIRGLLKNADEGIANSKLIGIFSLLILGASVLPLIALGGAIAKSSPLGVGIAGAAVVVAHLPRAIAAIRFRQPFVGVLLHSVAATLFIALQWTALVMAMLGKKVRWRGRF, from the coding sequence ATGATATTGTTATCGTGCGTCGCGTTGGGATTGGCGTTGTTGCCCGCGCTGATGTTCCTGCGGAATTTGCCTTTGTTTTGTTTGCCGAAGGTGACGCCAGCGAACTCCGATGCGACGGAGAATGCCGTGTCGGTGCTGATTCCTGCTCGCAACGAAGCGGATTCAATTGCCGCCTGTGTGCAGTCGGTATTGGCAAATCGCGATGTCGAATTGGAAGTGCTGGTATTGGACGACGATTCGGATGATGCGACCGCAGCGATCGTGTCGCAAATCGCAAACACCGACAATCGGGTTCATCTAATCCCGGGGCGACCGTTGCCACCGGATTGGAATGGAAAGCAGCACGCTTGTTGGCAATTGGCGTCGGCGGCACGTCATTCGCGATTGTTGTTTCTCGATGCGGATGTGCGTTTACAGCCTGGTGCGATCAAGCGACTGATGGATTATCAGGACAAACGCGAAATTTCGCTACTGAGTGCGTTTCCACAACAAGAGACGGAGACGATTCTTGAAAAGCTGTTGGTCCCGATGATGCACTATATCTTGCTCGGCTTTTTGCCGATGGCGAGGATGCGAGCGAGTTCCAATCCGGCGTACGCCGCGGGATGTGGGCAACTGTTTATGACGTATGCAGCCGATTACGAGGCGGCAGGGACCCATCAAGCTATTCAGGCGTCGCGTCACGATGGCGTGAAACTGCCTCGAATCTACCGGCAATCCGGATTGATGACGGATGTCGTTGACGGGACCGCCTTGGCTCGCTGCAGGATGTACCGCGATGGCGGGCAAGTGATCCGCGGGCTGCTGAAGAACGCCGACGAAGGGATCGCCAATTCGAAGTTGATCGGTATTTTCTCGCTGTTGATCTTAGGAGCCAGTGTCTTGCCGCTTATTGCGCTGGGGGGCGCAATCGCAAAATCGTCACCGCTCGGCGTTGGGATCGCGGGGGCCGCGGTGGTGGTCGCACATCTGCCTCGAGCCATCGCTGCGATTCGTTTTCGGCAGCCGTTTGTCGGTGTCCTGCTGCACAGCGTCGCCGCGACGCTGTTTATCGCCCTTCAGTGGACTGCACTGGTGATGGCGATGTTAGGGAAAAAAGTGCGTTGGCGTGGGCGTTTTTAG
- a CDS encoding lysophospholipid acyltransferase family protein produces the protein MTSNASDDAMRPDVSGWLSRGFHRFLTPYLRRNFHSIAMMRDSLAHAAVPEGEPLILCANHPSWWDPLTAQFLNQHLFPTRQFFAPIDAAALEQYRVFAKLGFYGVKLHSSEGAAAFLKQSRAILHSGDAALWLTPEGRFADVRDHSAVLMPGMAHLCARMQSGYVLPIAIEYVFWEERLPECLFRVGEPFRIADHPQASKMDWQTRLTERMRENQSVLSERVIARDSQAFENILSGARGAGFVYDSMRRIKALVTGRRFKASHGNKLQ, from the coding sequence ATGACATCCAATGCATCCGATGATGCCATGCGGCCTGACGTCAGCGGTTGGTTATCGCGTGGATTCCACCGCTTTTTGACGCCCTACCTTCGTCGCAATTTTCATTCGATTGCAATGATGCGGGATTCGCTTGCGCATGCTGCGGTGCCTGAGGGCGAGCCGTTGATCTTGTGCGCGAATCATCCATCGTGGTGGGATCCATTAACCGCCCAATTTTTGAATCAGCATTTGTTTCCGACTCGTCAATTCTTTGCTCCCATCGATGCCGCGGCGCTCGAGCAGTATCGTGTGTTTGCGAAGCTGGGGTTCTATGGAGTCAAACTGCACAGCAGCGAGGGAGCGGCGGCTTTTTTGAAGCAGAGCCGAGCGATTCTGCACAGCGGTGATGCGGCGCTCTGGTTGACTCCCGAGGGCCGGTTCGCAGACGTGCGTGATCATTCCGCCGTGCTGATGCCGGGAATGGCACACCTGTGTGCCCGAATGCAAAGTGGATACGTGCTGCCAATCGCGATCGAATACGTGTTTTGGGAAGAGCGGCTGCCGGAATGTTTGTTCCGGGTCGGTGAGCCTTTTCGGATCGCGGATCATCCGCAGGCTTCGAAAATGGATTGGCAAACGCGGTTAACCGAGCGGATGCGAGAAAACCAAAGCGTGCTAAGCGAACGAGTGATTGCTAGGGATTCACAGGCGTTTGAAAACATCCTCTCAGGGGCTCGCGGGGCTGGCTTTGTTTACGATTCGATGCGACGGATCAAAGCGTTGGTAACGGGGCGGCGGTTCAAAGCGTCACACGGAAACAAGTTGCAATGA
- a CDS encoding DUF1559 domain-containing protein: MKKTSLRPMGFTLVELLVVIAIIGVLVGLLLPAVQAAREAARRMSCSNNFKQIGLGLHNYHAAYNQLPVHGGGTNDRGSTNSDRNALSALIPLLPFVEQQALWEQISNPLTIGTTTYPAMGISPWSTTYTPWSTEVQGYRCPSDPGIGAPALGRTNYSFCIGDTIYLVHSGGKDRNGYWNYDGAATPSQKEKSDTSGTGSTSDNSGAASAARGTNRGFFWLRSKTAFRDVLDGLANTIAMGEMATSLGNQEIVADWSKSGTVALLTSPASCDTVIDPARPQFFTGGLGTGNGSRGYRWADARMPFTCVQTIRPPNGLSCMWTDDNGHGYSTIGSRHQGGAHVLMGDGAVKFITDSIEAGDKNAAPAGAGQKSTYGLWGALGTRAGKETLSLE, translated from the coding sequence ATGAAAAAAACTTCCCTTCGTCCAATGGGTTTCACCTTGGTCGAACTTCTTGTGGTGATCGCAATCATTGGTGTACTGGTTGGATTGCTTTTGCCCGCAGTCCAAGCCGCTCGTGAAGCCGCCCGCCGCATGAGCTGCAGCAACAATTTCAAGCAAATCGGCTTGGGGCTTCACAACTATCATGCAGCGTACAACCAGTTGCCAGTCCACGGCGGTGGAACAAACGACCGAGGTTCGACCAATTCGGACCGCAACGCTTTGAGCGCTCTAATTCCGTTACTTCCTTTCGTTGAGCAACAAGCACTGTGGGAGCAAATCAGCAACCCATTGACCATCGGCACCACCACTTATCCTGCGATGGGGATTTCGCCGTGGTCGACCACCTACACTCCTTGGTCAACCGAAGTTCAAGGCTACCGATGCCCAAGTGACCCAGGGATTGGCGCTCCGGCCCTAGGACGCACCAACTACTCGTTCTGTATCGGGGACACGATTTACCTCGTTCACTCGGGCGGAAAAGACCGCAACGGGTATTGGAACTACGATGGTGCAGCGACTCCGTCACAAAAAGAAAAATCGGATACCAGCGGGACGGGATCGACTAGCGACAACAGCGGTGCTGCGTCGGCTGCACGCGGTACCAATCGTGGGTTCTTCTGGCTTCGCAGTAAGACCGCCTTCCGTGATGTGTTAGATGGACTTGCCAACACGATTGCGATGGGCGAAATGGCGACCAGTTTGGGCAACCAAGAGATTGTTGCGGATTGGTCCAAGTCGGGCACCGTTGCTCTGCTGACCAGCCCCGCGTCGTGTGACACCGTGATCGATCCTGCTCGACCTCAGTTCTTTACTGGCGGCCTGGGCACCGGAAACGGAAGCCGTGGTTATCGTTGGGCTGACGCTCGAATGCCGTTTACCTGTGTGCAAACCATTCGCCCACCGAACGGACTTAGCTGCATGTGGACTGACGACAACGGTCACGGCTATTCCACGATCGGAAGTCGTCACCAAGGTGGTGCACACGTGCTGATGGGCGACGGTGCTGTGAAGTTCATCACCGACAGCATCGAAGCGGGCGACAAGAACGCTGCCCCTGCAGGTGCCGGCCAAAAGAGCACCTACGGATTGTGGGGAGCCCTTGGAACTCGTGCTGGTAAAGAAACGTTATCGCTTGAATAA